In Desulfobacterales bacterium, one genomic interval encodes:
- a CDS encoding electron transfer flavoprotein subunit alpha/FixB family protein codes for MSTIILAVAEQIDGVFRKVAYESLSLGRQIADEVGGSLSALVLGSEIDAIAGKLKAYGADKIIIADDPSLENYLTDVYTNVVADVVESEQPSVLVIGASTRGRDLAARLSARLNAPVAMDALQIRFDGDQLIATRPVYGGRILADVLLDGSPRIVAIRPNAVSISGSEGIGAVEMFTVNPGKTALKFVKKTLDTGKIELTEADVIVSGGRGLGGADFSALEALADLLGGTVGASRSAVDEGWRPHSDQVGQTGKTVSPALYIACGLSGAIQHLAGMSTSKIIVAINKDPEAQIFSKADYGIVGDLFEIVPLITREVIRIKG; via the coding sequence ATGTCAACAATTATACTGGCTGTTGCGGAACAGATTGATGGCGTTTTTCGAAAAGTCGCTTATGAGTCATTAAGCCTGGGTCGACAGATTGCGGACGAAGTGGGTGGCAGCCTGTCTGCGCTGGTTCTGGGGTCTGAAATTGATGCTATTGCCGGAAAATTGAAAGCTTACGGTGCGGATAAGATTATTATCGCCGATGATCCGTCTCTGGAAAATTATCTGACCGATGTGTATACCAACGTGGTGGCCGATGTGGTGGAATCCGAACAGCCATCGGTTCTGGTTATAGGGGCCTCAACACGGGGCAGGGATCTGGCCGCCCGACTTTCAGCCCGGCTCAACGCGCCGGTGGCCATGGACGCACTTCAGATTCGATTCGATGGGGATCAGCTCATCGCCACCCGTCCGGTGTACGGCGGCAGAATTCTTGCGGATGTGCTGCTGGACGGCTCTCCCCGGATCGTGGCCATCCGGCCCAATGCGGTTTCGATATCCGGATCGGAAGGGATCGGGGCCGTGGAGATGTTCACCGTAAATCCGGGGAAAACAGCGTTAAAATTTGTTAAAAAAACGCTCGATACCGGGAAAATCGAACTGACCGAGGCAGATGTGATTGTCTCCGGTGGCAGAGGGTTGGGGGGGGCGGATTTCTCAGCTCTGGAAGCGCTTGCAGATTTGCTCGGAGGCACTGTGGGCGCGTCGCGTTCTGCCGTGGATGAGGGCTGGAGGCCGCATTCGGATCAGGTGGGGCAGACCGGTAAAACGGTTTCGCCGGCATTGTATATTGCTTGTGGACTTTCCGGCGCCATACAGCATCTGGCGGGCATGTCGACTTCCAAGATCATCGTGGCGATTAATAAAGATCCTGAGGCTCAGATATTTTCGAAAGCGGATTACGGGATCGTGGGGGATCTGT
- a CDS encoding electron transfer flavoprotein subunit beta, translating into KGILISDPAAENCDGSGVARILSTVLSSIEFDLVIAGQRAVDNDNFLVGAAVAEFLDMPHMSMVFKQEISGDRIQCHCTVDGGSAVIESPLPALFTTQRGLNEPRYVSLPGIMKAKRKSIDIKALGDIGLDADTIGRSKIKIVSVKFPPQRAACTMIQGDSDQAKAVELVKALHEQAKVL; encoded by the coding sequence TAAAGGAATTTTGATCAGTGATCCGGCCGCTGAAAACTGTGATGGATCAGGGGTTGCCAGAATACTTTCAACGGTGCTGTCATCGATTGAGTTCGATCTGGTGATTGCGGGGCAGCGCGCTGTGGATAATGACAATTTTCTGGTGGGTGCGGCCGTGGCGGAATTTCTGGATATGCCGCATATGTCCATGGTGTTTAAACAGGAAATTTCAGGAGACCGCATCCAATGCCATTGTACGGTCGATGGAGGAAGTGCGGTGATCGAATCCCCCCTGCCGGCACTGTTTACAACCCAGCGGGGATTGAATGAGCCCCGTTATGTGTCCCTGCCCGGAATCATGAAAGCCAAACGCAAGTCGATTGATATAAAAGCCCTCGGAGACATTGGTCTGGATGCCGATACCATTGGCCGGTCTAAAATAAAAATTGTGTCAGTAAAATTTCCTCCTCAGCGGGCAGCATGCACCATGATACAAGGGGATTCAGATCAGGCAAAGGCGGTTGAACTGGTTAAGGCCCTGCACGAACAGGCTAAAGTTTTATAA